One genomic segment of Brassica napus cultivar Da-Ae chromosome A3, Da-Ae, whole genome shotgun sequence includes these proteins:
- the LOC106438387 gene encoding heat stress transcription factor A-2-like: protein MEQQLKVELEEETVTYGGSAAASSSVGSSSSPRPMEGLNETGPPPFLTKTYDMVEDPATDTVVSWSNGRNSFIVWDSHKFSTTLLPRFFKHSNFSSFIRQLNTYGFRKIDPDRWEFANEGFLAGQKHLLKSIKRRRNMGLQTVNQQGSGSGSGSGMSCVEVGQYGFEGEVERLKRDHSVLVAEVVRLRQQQHNSKSQVAEMEQRLLVTEKRQQQMMTFLAKALNNPNFVQQFALMSKEKKGLFGSDVGRKRRLTSSPSLGTIEERVLHDQEFDRMKDDMETLLAAAIDDEASKDEQCLEAMNVMMEDGPLEPEIDVKVEDLVASPLDWGSEDLHDIVDQMGFLGSEP, encoded by the exons ATGGAACAACAACTGAAAGTGGAACTGGAGGAAGAGACGGTGACCTACGGTGGCTCAGCGGCTGCTTCTTCGTCTGTTGGTTCGTCATCTTCACCGAGACCAATGGAAGGGCTTAACGAGACAGGGCCACCGCCGTTTCTGACAAAGACTTACGACATGGTGGAGGATCCGGCAACGGACACGGTGGTGTCTTGGAGCAATGGTCGTAACAGTTTCATCGTTTGGGATTCTCACAAATTCTCCACCACTCTCCTTCCTCGCTTCTTCAAGCATAGCAATTTCTCCAGCTTCATTCGTCAGCTCAACACTTAC GGATTCAGAAAGATCGATCCGGACAGATGGGAGTTCGCGAACGAAGGGTTTTTGGCGGGGCAGAAGCATCTCCTGAAGAGCATAAAACGAAGGAGAAACATGGGTTTGCAGACTGTGAATCAGCAAGGATCAGGATCAGGATCAGGATCAGGTATGTCTTGTGTGGAAGTCGGGCAATACGGCTTCGAAGGGGAGGTAGAGAGACTGAAAAGGGACCATAGCGTGCTCGTAGCTGAGGTAGTTAGGCTGAGACAGCAGCAACATAACTCCAAGAGTCAAGTCGCAGAAATGGAGCAACGTTTGCTAGTTACTGAGAAAAGACAGCAGCAAATGATGACGTTCCTCGCCAAGGCCTTGAACAATCCAAACTTTGTCCAACAGTTCGCGCTAATGAGCAAGGAGAAGAAGGGTTTGTTCGGTTCCGATGTTGGTAGGAAGCGGAGGCTTACTTCTAGTCCAAGCTTGGGGACTATCGAGGAGAGAGTGTTGCATGATCAGGAGTTTGATAGAATGAAGGATGATATGGAGACGTTACTTGCTGCAGCCATAGATGATGAGGCGAGTAAGGATGAACAATGTTTGGAAGCTATGAATGTGATGATGGAAGATGGTCCTTTAGAGCCAGAGATAGATGTCAAAGTGGAAGATTTGGTAGCTTCACCGTTGGATTGGGGCAGTGAGGACCTACACGACATTGTCGATCAAATGGGTTTTCTTGGATCAGAACCTTGA
- the LOC106399884 gene encoding probable aspartic proteinase GIP2, with translation MARLGMNMIHVLCVIIFAITNTSHSLHEKPQAFLQPIRKDITTNIYYSPLSIGANVHNINLAIDLGGSAPLWLTCAAAAKSRSYHPIKCGSSRCIQAKPDPVSCPTNTSKKATCHKSFSTSFTEQPVKARLLRDTVSLLYTDNGFTYMGGGIDMTMTIACTDVKPFPSIVVGTLGLAKTHMALPSQIVSLYKLPFKVALCLPSPNSGESSGSGSLFIGGGPYFMALYPEDISKIFASTPLLPSDQSRGEYFIDVNYIQISGKIVPFFKKSTKICTLAPYTVLHNSIYKALVLAFAEKAKMTKVAAVKPFASCFSSKGLGRWMMGSRVPVIELLLRGGAKWKIYGSNSLVKVTKDVVCLGFMDGGVNLTMGMIIGGYQMEDNFVEFDVKASKFSFTSSLLLINSSCSQSRHF, from the coding sequence atggctcGTCTTGGTATGAATATGATACATGTTCTCTGCGTAATCATTTTCGCTATCACAAACACTTCACACTCCCTACACGAAAAGCCTCAAGCTTTTCTACAACCTATTCGTAAAGACATCACCACAAATATCTACTACTCTCCCTTATCCATAGGCGCCAACGTTCATAACATCAATCTCGCCATCGACCTCGGTGGCTCCGCGCCATTATGGCTAACCTGCGCTGCTGCCGCCAAATCCCGCTCTTACCACCCTATTAAATGCGGCTCCTCTAGATGCATACAAGCCAAACCGGACCCTGTCTCCTGTCCGACCAATACCTCCAAGAAAGCCACGTGTCACAAATCCTTCTCCACTTCCTTCACTGAGCAACCCGTCAAAGCTCGTCTCCTCCGAGACACCGTATCTTTGCTATACACGGACAACGGATTCACCTATATGGGCGGTGGAATCGATATGACTATGACTATAGCTTGCACCGACGTTAAACCCTTCCCGTCTATTGTTGTTGGGACATTGGGTCTCGCTAAGACCCATATGGCGCTCCCTTCACAGATCGTTTCTTTATACAAACTACCCTTTAAGGTGGCTCTTTGTTTGCCATCACCAAACTCCGGAGAATCTTCTGGATCTGGCTCTCTTTTCATCGGCGGTGGTCCTTATTTCATGGCACTATACCCTGAAGATATCTCAAAAATCTTTGCCTCAACACCTCTGCTTCCTAGTGACCAGTCTCGGGGTGAGTACTTCATCGATGTCAACTACATCCAAATCAGTGGGAAGATTGTTCCCTTTTTCAAGAAAAGCACGAAGATCTGCACTTTGGCTCCTTACACCGTCTTGCATAATTCTATATACAAAGCTTTGGTCTTAGCCTTCGCCGAAAAAGCCAAGATGACTAAAGTTGCGGCAGTGAAGCCTTTTGCTTCGTGTTTCAGCTCCAAAGGACTCGGGAGGTGGATGATGGGAAGTCGTGTTCCTGTGATTGAGTTATTGCTGCGTGGTGGGGCTAAGTGGAAGATTTACGGATCCAACTCGCTTGTGAAGGTGACTAAAGATGTGGTTTGCTTAGGATTTATGGACGGAGGTGTGAACCTGACGATGGGCATGATAATAGGAGGTTATCAGATGGAAGATAATTTTGTGGAGTTTGATGTAAAAGCTTCTAAGTTCTCTTTTACTTCTTCTCTTTTGCTTATTAACTCTTCTTGCTCACAGTCAAGACACTTCTGA
- the LOC106438388 gene encoding leucine-rich repeat receptor-like serine/threonine-protein kinase SKM1: MSTSHQHHHPHLITKLLFLFLNFYCLHANDLELLLSFKSSIQDPSRQLSSWSYSSTNEVCLWNGVVCNNFSRVVSLDLSGKNISSQILTSTIFRLPFLQTINLSNNNFSGPIPHDIFTISSPSLRYINLSNNNLSGSIPRGFLPNLYSLDLSNNMFSGEISEDIGLFSNLKVLDVGGNVLTGHVPACFGNLSRIEFLTLASNQLTGGIPTELGMMKSLKWIYLGYNNLSGEIPYQLGELSSLKHLDLVYNNLSGPIPPSLGDLKELAYMFLYQNQLSGHIPPSICSLKNLRSLDFSDNSLSGELPELVSQLQSLEILHLFSNNLSGKIPEGLTSLPRLQVLQLWSNKFSGEIPASLGKHNNLTVLDLSTNNLTGKLPDTLCDSGNLTKLILFSNSLHHVIPPSLSECQSLERVRLQNNKFSGELPRGFNELQLVNFLDLSNNNLRGNLGTWDMPQLEMLNLGMNKFTGEFPDVSRSKRLKKLDLSGNRISGVVPVELVTCTELMDLDISDNEITGVIPSELSSCKNLVNLDMSHNNLTGDIPSSFSNFPVLSDLDLSCNQLSGEIPNNLGTIESLVQVNISHNLLHGSLPSTGAFLAINATAVAGNNNLCGANNVSGLPPCNVVRKTSTKSWWFVVMLTFVAFLAVLVSGFFIYLVVQRKRDVLKVERVEQEDGTRWEIQFFDSRFIKSLTVNAILSSLNEQNVFLDKNGVKFVIKKVNKYDTLPDISEIMKLPEHKNIIKLVATCRSEEVAYLIHENVEGKRLSDILNCLSWERRKNIMTGIAEALWFLHCRCSPPVVGCDLSLENIVVDVKDEPRLFLGLPGLVCMDAAYMAPETREHKEVANTSDIYGFGILLLHLLTGRRPYGDEDIESGLRGNLLNWAKDSYSDCHIDTWIDSSIDMSVYEHHEILHVMNLALHCTVVDPQERPCTKNLLKALELTSSSCTTYFPKILSLT; the protein is encoded by the exons ATGTCTACATCTCATCAGCATCATCATCCACATCTCATCACCAAACTCTTATTCTTGTTTCTCAACTTCTATTGCCTCCATGCAAATGACCTCGAGCTTCTCCTATCATTCAAGTCCTCAATTCAAGACCCTTCAAGGCAACTCTCTTCTTGGTCTTACTCTTCAACCAATGAAGTGTGCCTTTGGAACGGCGTCGTTTGCAACAACTTCTCGCGTGTTGTTTCTCTCGACCTCTCCGGCAAGAACATCTCTAGCCAAATCCTCACTTCCACTATATTCCGGCTACCTTTTCTACAAACCATTAATCTCTCCAATAACAATTTTTCCGGTCCAATCCCTCATGACATCTTCACCATTTCGTCTCCTTCTCTTCGTTACATCAACCTAAGCAACAACAACTTGTCTGGTTCCATCCCTCGAGGCTTTCTTCCAAATCTCTACTCGTTAGATCTTTCAAACAATATGTTTTCAGGTGAAATCTCCGAGGACATCGGACTTTTCTCTAACCTTAAAGTCCTAGATGTAGGCGGAAACGTCTTAACCGGCCATGTACCGGCCTGTTTTGGAAACCTCTCAAGGATAGAGTTCCTAACACTGGCTTCAAACCAGTTAACCGGGGGTATACCAACTGAACTAGGGATGATGAAAAGCTTGAAGTGGATATACTTGGGATACAACAATCTTTCTGGTGAAATTCCTTACCAACTCGGTGAGTTATCCTCTCTCAAGCATCTTGATCTTGTCTACAACAATCTCTCTGGACCCATACCTCCTTCACTGGGAGACTTAAAGGAGCTTGCGTACATGTTTCTCTACCAAAACCAGCTATCCGGTCACATTCCACCGTCCATCTGCTCCCTCAAGAATCTCAGATCTCTTGACTTTAGCGATAACTCGCTCTCTGGAGAGCTCCCTGAGCTCGTGTCTCAGTTGCAAAGCCTGGAGATTCTCCATCTTTTCTCTAATAACTTGTCAGGAAAGATTCCGGAAGGACTAACTTCCTTGCCACGTCTACAAGTTCTTCAGCTCTGGTCCAACAAGTTCTCTGGCGAAATTCCCGCGAGTCTTGGGAAACATAACAACCTCACTGTTCTTGATCTTTCTACCAACAATCTCACTGGAAAACTCCCCGACACTCTCTGTGACTCTGGCAACCTCACCAAGCTCATCCTCTTCTCTAACTCCCTCCATCACGTTATCCCGCCGAGTTTAAGCGAGTGCCAGAGCTTAGAGCGAGTGAGGCttcaaaacaataaattttcAGGCGAGTTACCTAGAGGGTTCAATGAGTTGCAGCTCGTTAACTTCTTGGACTTATCAAACAACAACCTCCGAGGTAACCTCGGCACATGGGACATGCCACAGCTTGAGATGTTAAATCTCGGGATGAACAAATTCACTGGTGAGTTTCCGGATGTTTCTAGAAGCAAGAGACTCAAGAAGCTTGATCTATCAGGTAACAGAATATCTGGAGTAGTTCCGGTTGAGCTCGTGACGTGCACGGAACTTATGGATTTGGATATAAGCGATAACGAGATCACTGGAGTGATCCCAAGTGAATTGTCTTCTTGCAAGAACCTAGTTAATCTTGACATGAGCCACAACAATCTTACCGGGGACATTCCTTCTAGTTTCTCAAATTTTCCAGTTCTCAGCGATCTTGACTTGTCATGCAACCAATTATCCGGCGAGATTCCCAATAATCTAGGAACCATCGAGTCTCTTGTTCAAGTCAACATCTCTCATAATCTTCTTCACGGAAGCTTACCTTCAACAGGAGCTTTTCTTGCCATAAACGCAACAGCGGTCGCAGGTAATAACAATCTCTGCGGTGCAAATAACGTTAGCGGTTTACCTCCTTGCAACGTGGTAAGAAAGACAAGTACAAAGAGTTGGTGGTTTGTCGTCATGTTGACCTTTGTAGCTTTCTTGGCCGTCCTTGTCTCCGGTTTCTTTATCTATCTTGTCGTTCAAAGGAAGCGTGACGTTTTAAAGGTCGAGAGAGTTGAACAAGAAGACGGTACGAGGTGGGAAATTCAGTTCTTCGATTCAAGATTCATCAAATCGCTTACAGTAAACGCGATTCTATCGTCTCTCAACGAGCAAAACGTTTTTCTGGATAAAAACGGCGTGAAGTTCGTTATTAAGAAGGTCAACAAGTATGATACTCTTCCCGACATATCTGAAATTATGAAACTTCCGGAGCACAAGAACATTATTAAGCTAGTGGCGACGTGCCGGTCGGAAGAAGTGGCGTACTTGATTCATGAGAACGTCGAAGGTAAACGACTGAGCGACATTTTGAATTGTTTGAGTTGGGAGAGACGGAAAAACATAATGACCGGAATCGCAGAAGCTCTTTGGTTCTTACATTGCCGGTGCTCTCCACCAGTTGTTGGCTGTGATTTATCTCTGGAGAATATTGTCGTCGACGTCAAAGATGAACCAAGACTCTTCCTCGGCCTTCCGGGTCTAGTTTGCATGGATGCTGCCTACATGGCTCCAG AAACGAGGGAGCACAAGGAGGTAGCAAATACAAGTGACATATATGGTTTTGgaattctccttcttcatctcctcacCGGTAGACGTCCCTATGGTGATGAGGACATAGAATCTGGACTCAGAGGAAATTTGCTCAACTGGGCTAAAGATTCATATTCCGATTGCCATATCGACACTTGGATCGACTCATCCATAGATATGTCGGTATATGAGCATCATGAGATTCTCCATGTCATGAACTTAGCTTTGCATTGTACCGTGGTGGATCCGCAAGAGAGGCCTTGCACCAAGAACTTGTTAAAAGCATTAGAGCTTACAAGTTCTTCTTGCACTACTTATTTTCCCAAGATACTATCATTGACCTGA
- the LOC106438389 gene encoding uncharacterized protein LOC106438389 — protein MDDDRILERERLQIELIRELDFEELQVEEVEEDSPDSDEDDGLAAFRVTSHTRLSDNLGADELIFNPDVASLHTYLGEVEDTPNRIASVDGGTVLKLPLFYLEGVVLFPESTLPLRIIQSSFLAAVERALNQTNAPCTIGVIRVYREGHQFKYATVGTTAEIRQYRRLSDGSFNVITRGQQRFRLKRRWTDVEGFPCGEVHIVDEDVPLRTPRDAFGKLVPVSNLRGRCDSSKMSTFTPHRDTDEQSVANSEESFEGGLTLSEKRLHHSAVDSIMDDWTSSDDDQVVSTSNIQSSASHSYSSRSIGCSGQDDRNESGNGKSPVSQGKDQKHYRLTSFREKTDLNRFRMAPRAFWPYWVYRMYDSYHLAQRAADLWKQIVGVPNMEAVVNKPDILSFFIASKIPVSESIRQELLEIDGVSYRLQREIELLESFDRVRCKHCQTVIARRSDMLVMSSDGPLGAYVNPHGYVHEVMTFYKANDIALRGRPVLKDSWFPRYAWTIANCATCETQLGWLFTAANKKLKPSSFWAVRSSQVADDMR, from the exons ATGGACGACGACAGGatcctagagagagagaggctacAGATCGAGCTGATTCGCGAGCTTGATTTCGAGGAGTTGCAGGTGGAGGAAGTCGAAGAAGATTCTCCAGATTCCGACGAAGATGATGGTCTCGCTGCATTTCGGGTCACCTCCCACACTCGTCTTTC TGATAATCTCGGTGCTGATGAACTTATCTTCAATCCAGATGTTGCTTCTCTACACACCTATCTTGgcg AGGTTGAAGACACTCCAAACAGAATTGCTTCTGTGGATGGAGGCACTGTTTTGAAGCTCCCCCTTTTCTATCTCGAAG GAGTGGTTCTATTTCCAGAGTCTACACTTCCCCTTAGGATTATCCAGTCTAGCTTCTTGGCTGCTGTTGAGAGAGCTTTGAATCAAACTAATGCTCCATGTACTATAGGTGTG atTCGTGTTTACAGAGAAGGTCATCAGTTCAAGTACGCCACTGTTGGTACAACCGCAGAG ATACGACAATACCGTCGACTCAGTGACGGCTCATTCAATGTTATTACTCGTGGACAACAACGGTTTCGTTTAAAGCGTCGCTGGACTGACGTTGAAGGATTC CCTTGCGGAGAGGTTCATATTGTTGACGAAGATGTGCCCTTGAGGACTCCCAGGGATGCGTTTGGGAAGCTGGTTCCAGTAAGCAACCTGCGAGGTCGCTGTGACTCGAGTAAAATGTCTACATTTACACCTCACAGAGATACGGACGAACAGTCGGTAGCAAATTCCGAAGAAAGTTTTGAGGGTGGTCTTACTCTGTCAGAGAAAAGACTTCACCATTCAGCAGTTGACTCAATTATGGATGACTGGACGAGTAGTGATGATGATCAAGTAGTCAGCACATCTAATATCCAATCTAGTGCATCTCATTCGTACAGCTCTAGGTCCATTGGATGTTCTGGGCAAGATGACAGAAATGAATCTGGAAATGGCAAGAGTCCTGTTTCACAAGGGAAAGATCAAAAGCATTATAGGCTGACAAGTTTCCGGGAAAAGACTGATCTTAATAGATTCCGTATGGCCCCAAGAGCGTTTTGGCCATACTGGGTGTATCGGATGTACGACTCATATCATCTTGCTCAAAGAGCAGCTG ATCTCTGGAAGCAGATCGTTGGGGTTCCAAACATGGAGGCTGTAGTGAATAAACCAGATATTTTGTCCTTTTTCATCGCTAGTAAAATTCCCGTCTCTGAGTCAATTAGACAAGAGCTCTTGGAGATTGACGGAGTCTCTTACAGATTGCAGCGAGAAATAGAATTGCTCGAGAGCTTTGATCGTGTTCGATGTAAACACTGCCAG ACTGTTATAGCAAGAAGAAGTGACATGTTGGTTATGTCTAGTGATGGTCCTCTAGGTGCCTATGTAAACCCACATGGCTATGTGCATGAGGTAATGACCTTTTACAAAGCAAATGACATAGCGCTTAGAGGTAGACCAGTTCTAAAAGACAGCTGGTTTCCTAG GTACGCATGGACGATTGCAAACTGTGCAACGTGTGAAACCCAGCTGGGTTGGCTTTTCACTGCGGCAAACAAGAAGTTGAAGCCATCGTCTTTCTGGGCAGTTCGGAGTTCACAGGTTGCAGATGACATGCGGTGA